The genomic stretch ATTCCTGTTTAGTTATTAAGGCTACTACGCCGATAGCCGTACCCAACGGTAATGACCCGACATCACCCATAAAAATTTGGGCAGGTTTTGTGTTAAACCATAAAAATGCCAGAGAAGCGCCAACCAAAGCAGTAGAACAAACTGCCAATTCTCCGCTTCCTGCAATCGGGAGAATCTGTAAATAATTGGCAAACTCGATATGTCCTGTCAAATACGATATAACTGCATATGCGCCTATACATATCATAAGAGAACCTACCGCCAATCCATCCAAGCCGTCTGTTACATTCACCGCATTTGATGTTGCTAAAATTATACATACAGCAAACGGGATATAATATATTCCCATATCAAAGATTAAATTTTTGAAAAATGGAAACTGTAAGTAAGTTCCGTAAACAGGATGGGTGGGATAAATATAAAGATATGTCCCAACCGCAAGTCCGAGTAAAATTTGAACTATTAGTTTGCTTCTTATAGATAGAGCTTTACTGCTTTTGTTTTTTATTTTCAAAATATCGTCAACAAATCCCAATGCCCCCATTACCAACATTGAAATAATGACAAGCCAGATATAAGGATTTTGCAAATCCCCCCAGAACAAAATAGAAACCAGAAAAGATAAAACAATGATAATTCCGCCCATAGTCGGCGTGCCATGTTTATCTTTATGTAAAGCGTTGAGAGTAGAGCAGTATTCCCGCGCGTTCATATCCACAATATTCTTGCTTTTTAATTTTCTAATTAAAACGGGTGTTAAGAACACCGCAAGCAAAAAAGCTGTAACTGCTGAAAAAGCGCTCCTAAAAGTAATATACTGGACTACATTAAAACCCGAAAATAAATTTACAAGTGTATCTAAAAAT from bacterium encodes the following:
- the mraY gene encoding phospho-N-acetylmuramoyl-pentapeptide-transferase — encoded protein: MFLKFLDTLVNLFSGFNVVQYITFRSAFSAVTAFLLAVFLTPVLIRKLKSKNIVDMNAREYCSTLNALHKDKHGTPTMGGIIIVLSFLVSILFWGDLQNPYIWLVIISMLVMGALGFVDDILKIKNKSSKALSIRSKLIVQILLGLAVGTYLYIYPTHPVYGTYLQFPFFKNLIFDMGIYYIPFAVCIILATSNAVNVTDGLDGLAVGSLMICIGAYAVISYLTGHIEFANYLQILPIAGSGELAVCSTALVGASLAFLWFNTKPAQIFMGDVGSLPLGTAIGVVALITKQE